Proteins encoded in a region of the Prunus persica cultivar Lovell chromosome G4, Prunus_persica_NCBIv2, whole genome shotgun sequence genome:
- the LOC18780955 gene encoding histidinol dehydrogenase, chloroplastic isoform X1, translating to MDSQILCFNRSSSHCFIKRQYHPLIAAPKTTNLFLRRGFACKGTTCSMKSYRLSELSPPEVEGLKARPRIDFSSIFSTVNPIVDDVRKRGDAAIKEYTARFDKVELDNIVVEVSELPDPELDAAIREAFDVAYDNIYAFHFAQKSAEKSVENMKGVKCKRVARSIGSVGVYVPGGTAVLPSTALMLSVPAQIAGCKTVVLATPPSQDGTICKEVLYCAKKAGVTHILKAGGAQAIAAMAWGTKSCPKVEKIFGPGNQYVTAAKMILQNSEAMVSIDMPAGPSEVLVIADKHASPVHIAADLLSQAEHGPDSQVVLVIAGDGVDFKAIEEEISKQCQSLPRGEFASKALSHSFTVFARDMVEAVYFSNLYAPEHLIINVKDAEKWESFIENAGSVFLGQWTPESVGDYASGTNHVLPTYGYARMYGGVSLDSFLKYMTVQSLTEEGLQKLGPYVATMAEVEGLEAHKRAVTLRLKDIEARQVPNVR from the exons ATGGACAGTCAGATTCTATGTTTTAATCGCAGCAGCAGTCATTGTTTTATCAAACGACAATATCATCCTCTAATCGCTGCGCCGAAAACTACAAATCTTTTTCTTCGACGAG GGTTTGCTTGTAAGGGAACAACTTGCTCAATGAAGTCTTACAGGTTGTCTGAACTATCTCCACCGGAGGTTGAAGGCCTGAAAGCTCGTCCTCGAattgatttttcttccatttttagCACG GTCAACCCAATAGTTGATGATGTTCGCAAAAGAGGCGATGCTGCAATCAAGGA ATATACTGCAAGGTTTGACAAAGTAGAACTGGATAACATTGTCGTAGAAGTTTCTGAGCTTCCAGATCCAGAG CTTGATGCAGCTATTAGAGAAGCATTTGACGTGGCATATGACAACATATATGCATTTCATTTTGCTCAGAAATCAGCTGAGAAGAGTGTTGAGAACATGAAG GGTGTCAAATGTAAACGGGTGGCGAGAAGCATCGGTTCTGTGGGTGTTTATGTTCCAGGAGGAACTGCAGTTTTACCTTCAACAGCTCTGATGCTTTCAGTT CCTGCACAGATTGCTGGGTGTAAAACTGTTGTTCTTGCAACTCCCCCAAGTCAGGATGGCACCATATGCAAG GAAGTACTATATTGTGCAAAGAAGGCTGGTGTAACTCACATCCTTAAAGCTGGTGGTGCTCAG GCAATAGCTGCTATGGCTTGGGGTACCAAATCTTGCCCAAAG GTTGAAAAAATTTTTGGCCCTGGAAATCAATATGTCACTGCTGCAAAAATGATTCTCCAG AACAGCGAAGCCATGGTTTCAATTGACATGCCTGCAGGCCCTTCAGAAGTTTTGGTCATTGCTGACAAACATGCCAGTCCTGTTCATATAGCTGCAGATTTGCTTTCTCAG GCTGAGCATGGCCCTGATAGTCAAGTTGTTCTTGTAATTGCTGGGGATGGTGTGGATTTTAAAGCTATAGAGGAGGAAATCAGCAAACAGTGCCAAAGCCTACCAAGGGGAGAGTTTGCCTCAAAAGCACTGAGCCACAGTTTCACAGTGTTTGCTCGCGATATGGTTGAG GCAGTCTATTTTTCAAACTTATATGCACCTGAGCATCTGATCATCAATGTCAAGGATGCAGAAAAATGGGAGAGTTTCATTGAGAATGCAG GTTCTGTATTCTTAGGACAGTGGACACCAGAGAGTGTGGGAGATTATGCGAGTGGGACAAACCATGTCCTCCCAACATATGGCTATGCGAGGATGTATGGTGGTGTGTCTTTGGACTCCTTTCTTAAGTACATGACAGTGCAGTCTTTGACAGAGGAAGGTTTGCAAAAGCTTGGCCCGTATGTGGCAACCATGGCTGAAGTTGAGGGACTAGAGGCTCACAAGAGAGCTGTAACCCTTAGACTTAAGGATATCGAAGCCAGGCAGGTTCCGAATGTGAGGTGA
- the LOC18780955 gene encoding histidinol dehydrogenase, chloroplastic isoform X2 yields the protein MKSYRLSELSPPEVEGLKARPRIDFSSIFSTVNPIVDDVRKRGDAAIKEYTARFDKVELDNIVVEVSELPDPELDAAIREAFDVAYDNIYAFHFAQKSAEKSVENMKGVKCKRVARSIGSVGVYVPGGTAVLPSTALMLSVPAQIAGCKTVVLATPPSQDGTICKEVLYCAKKAGVTHILKAGGAQAIAAMAWGTKSCPKVEKIFGPGNQYVTAAKMILQNSEAMVSIDMPAGPSEVLVIADKHASPVHIAADLLSQAEHGPDSQVVLVIAGDGVDFKAIEEEISKQCQSLPRGEFASKALSHSFTVFARDMVEAVYFSNLYAPEHLIINVKDAEKWESFIENAGSVFLGQWTPESVGDYASGTNHVLPTYGYARMYGGVSLDSFLKYMTVQSLTEEGLQKLGPYVATMAEVEGLEAHKRAVTLRLKDIEARQVPNVR from the exons ATGAAGTCTTACAGGTTGTCTGAACTATCTCCACCGGAGGTTGAAGGCCTGAAAGCTCGTCCTCGAattgatttttcttccatttttagCACG GTCAACCCAATAGTTGATGATGTTCGCAAAAGAGGCGATGCTGCAATCAAGGA ATATACTGCAAGGTTTGACAAAGTAGAACTGGATAACATTGTCGTAGAAGTTTCTGAGCTTCCAGATCCAGAG CTTGATGCAGCTATTAGAGAAGCATTTGACGTGGCATATGACAACATATATGCATTTCATTTTGCTCAGAAATCAGCTGAGAAGAGTGTTGAGAACATGAAG GGTGTCAAATGTAAACGGGTGGCGAGAAGCATCGGTTCTGTGGGTGTTTATGTTCCAGGAGGAACTGCAGTTTTACCTTCAACAGCTCTGATGCTTTCAGTT CCTGCACAGATTGCTGGGTGTAAAACTGTTGTTCTTGCAACTCCCCCAAGTCAGGATGGCACCATATGCAAG GAAGTACTATATTGTGCAAAGAAGGCTGGTGTAACTCACATCCTTAAAGCTGGTGGTGCTCAG GCAATAGCTGCTATGGCTTGGGGTACCAAATCTTGCCCAAAG GTTGAAAAAATTTTTGGCCCTGGAAATCAATATGTCACTGCTGCAAAAATGATTCTCCAG AACAGCGAAGCCATGGTTTCAATTGACATGCCTGCAGGCCCTTCAGAAGTTTTGGTCATTGCTGACAAACATGCCAGTCCTGTTCATATAGCTGCAGATTTGCTTTCTCAG GCTGAGCATGGCCCTGATAGTCAAGTTGTTCTTGTAATTGCTGGGGATGGTGTGGATTTTAAAGCTATAGAGGAGGAAATCAGCAAACAGTGCCAAAGCCTACCAAGGGGAGAGTTTGCCTCAAAAGCACTGAGCCACAGTTTCACAGTGTTTGCTCGCGATATGGTTGAG GCAGTCTATTTTTCAAACTTATATGCACCTGAGCATCTGATCATCAATGTCAAGGATGCAGAAAAATGGGAGAGTTTCATTGAGAATGCAG GTTCTGTATTCTTAGGACAGTGGACACCAGAGAGTGTGGGAGATTATGCGAGTGGGACAAACCATGTCCTCCCAACATATGGCTATGCGAGGATGTATGGTGGTGTGTCTTTGGACTCCTTTCTTAAGTACATGACAGTGCAGTCTTTGACAGAGGAAGGTTTGCAAAAGCTTGGCCCGTATGTGGCAACCATGGCTGAAGTTGAGGGACTAGAGGCTCACAAGAGAGCTGTAACCCTTAGACTTAAGGATATCGAAGCCAGGCAGGTTCCGAATGTGAGGTGA
- the LOC18778468 gene encoding coatomer subunit alpha-1 has translation MLTKFETKSNRVKGLSFHSKRPWILASLHSGVIQLWDYRMGTLIDRFDEHDGPVRGVHFHTSQPLFVSGGDDYKIKVWNYKLHRCLFTLLGHLDYIRTVQFHHEYPWIVSASDDQTIRIWNWQSRTCISVLTGHNHYVMCALFHPKEDLVVSASLDQTVRVWDIGALRKKTVAPADDILRLSQMNADFFGGVDAVVKYVLEGHDRGVNWASFHPTLPLIVSGADDRQVKLWRMNDTKAWEVDTLRGHMNNVSCVLFHARQDIIVSNSEDRSIRVWDATKRTGLQTFRREHDRFWILAAHPEMNLLAAGHDSGMIVFKLERERPAFSVSGDSMFYVKDRFLRFFEFSTQRDTQVIPIRRPGSSTLNQGAKTLSYSPTENAVLICSETEGGSYELYIIPKDSFGRGDIVQEAKRGIGGPAVFVARNRFAVLEKSSNQVIVKNLKNEIVKKSALPIIADAIFYAGTGNLLCRAEDRVIIFDLQQRIILGELQTPFVRYVVWSNDMESIALLSKHSIVIANKKLVHQCTLHETIRVKSGAWDDNGVFIYTTLNHIKYCLPNGDNGIIRTLDVPVYITKVYGSTIHCLDRDGKNCAIVVDATEYVFKLSLLKKRYDQVMSMIKSSELCGQAMIAYLQQKGFPEVALHFVKDERTRFNLALGSGNIQIAVASAKEIDEKDHWYRLGVEALRQGNAGIVEYAYQKTKNFERLSFLYLVTGNLDKLSKMLKIAEVKNDVMGQFHNALYLGDIRERVKILENAGHLPLAYSTAVIHGLHDIAERLAAELGDNVPILPKGKSPSLLMPPTPIICGGDWPLLRVMRGIFEGGLDNVGRNAEEEYEEATDADWGEDLDIVDVENIPNGDISAVLEDEEEHEENEEGGWDLEDLELPPEIDTPKTASNARSSVFVAPTPGMPVSQIWTQKSSLAAEHAAAGNFDIAMRLLNRQLGIKNFAPLRQLFLDLHMGSHTYLRAFSSAPVISVAVERGWSESATPNVRGPPALVFKFSELEEKLKAGYKATTTGKFTEALRLLLGILHTIPLIVVDSRREVDEVKELIIIVKEYVLGLKMELKRRELKDNPVRQQELAAYFTHCNLQMPHLRLALLNAMSVCFKAGNLNTAANFARRLLETNPTTENHAKTARQVLQAAEKNMNDATQLNYDFRNPFVVCGATYVPIYRGQKDVSCPYCSSRFVLAQEGQLCTVCDLAVVGADASGLLCSPTQIR, from the exons ATGCTGACGAAATTCGAGACCAAGAGTAATCGAGTGAAGGGGCTGAGCTTTCACAGCAAGAGGCCATGGATCTTGGCCAGTCTCCACAGCGGTGTGATCCAGCTCTGGGATTACCGGATGGGCACTCTCATCGACCGTTTTGACGAGCACGATGGCCCTGTACGTGGTGTCCATTTCCACACCTCTCAGCCGCTTTTCGTCTCTGGAG GGGATGATTACAAGATCAAGGTGTGGAATTACAAGCTGCATAGGTGTTTGTTTACACTTCTTGGACACCTTGATTACATACGCACCGTTCAATTCCATCATGAGTACCCATGGATTGTCAGTGCTAGCGATGATCAGACAATCAGAATATGGAATTGGCAGTCCCGAACTTGTATTTCTGTGCTCACTGGACACAACCATTACGTCATGTGTGCCTTATTCCATCCAAAGGAGGATCTTGTTGTCTCAGCATCCTTGGATCAAACTGTTCGTGTTTGGGATATTGGTGCCCTCAGGAAAAAGACGGTTGCCCCTGCAGATGACATCCTGCGCCTGAGTCAGATGAATGCAGATTTCTTTGGTGGAGTTGATGCTGTTGTGAAGTATGTCTTGGAAGGTCATGATCGGGGTGTTAATTGGGCATCATTCCATCCCACACTCCCTCTGATCGTCTCTGGAGCAGACGATCGACAAGTGAAACTCTGGCGAATGAATG ATACAAAGGCTTGGGAGGTGGACACCTTAAGGGGGCACATGAACAATGTATCATGTGTTTTATTCCATGCAAGGCAGGATATTATTGTGTCCAATTCAGAGGATAGAAGCATCCGAGTCTGGGATGCCACAAAACGGACTGGTCTTCAGACATTTCGTAGAGAGCATGATAGGTTCTGGATTCTTGCAGCACATCCTGAAATGAACCTTTTGGCTGCTGGTCATGATAGTGGCATGATCGTCTTTAAATTGGAGAGAGAACGTCCTGCCTTTTCTGTTAGTGGTGATTCAATGTTCTATGTTAAAGATCGTTTTCTCCGCTTCTTTGAGTTCTCTACCCAGAGAGACACTCAGGTTATCCCTATTCGAAGGCCTGGTTCTTCCACCTTGAATCAAGGGGCTAAAACACTATCTTATAGCCCTACAGAAAATGCTGTTTTGATATGTTCAGAAACGGAAGGGGGTTCTTATGAGCTATACATTATACCCAAAGATAGCTTTGGCCGGGGTGATATTGTGCAGGAGGCAAAAAGAGGAATTGGAGGGCCAGCCGTGTTCGTGGCTAGGAATAGGTTTGCAGTGCTTGAAAAGAGCAGCAATCAAGTTATAGTTAAGAACCTTAAAAATGAGATTGTCAAGAAGAGTGCCCTACCTATTATTGCTGATGCAATATTTTATGCTGGAACTGGAAACTTGCTTTGCAGGGCAGAGGACAgagttattatttttgacCTGCAGCAGAGAATTATTCTTGGGGAGCTTCAAACTCCTTTCGTAAGGTATGTTGTTTGGTCAAACGATATGGAAAGCATTGCTTTGCTGAGCAAACATTCTATTGTGATAGCCAACAAGAAGCTTGTGCATCAGTGCACTCTCCATGAGACAATTCGTGTAAAGAGTGGAGCTTGGGATGACAATGGCGTTTTCATATACACAACCTTGAACCACATCAAATACTGCCTTCCCAATGGGGACAACGGAATCATCAGGACCCTAGATGTTCCAGTATATATAACAAAAGTGTATGGAAGCACCATCCATTGCTTGGATCGAGATGGGAAGAACTGTGCCATTGTTGTTGATGCAACAGAATATGTTTTCAAGCTATCCTTACTGAAGAAGAGGTATGACCAGGTTATGAGCATGATTAAGAGCTCTGAGCTCTGTGGCCAGGCCATGATTGCATATCTACAGCAGAAAGGTTTCCCTGAGGTTGCCCTTCATTTTGTGAAGGATGAAAGGACTCGCTTCAACTTGGCACTAGGGAGTGGAAACATCCAGATTGCTGTTGCTTCTGCCAAGGAAATTGATGAGAAAGATCACTGGTATCGTTTGGGAGTGGAGGCCCTTCGCCAGGGTAATGCAGGCATTGTAGAATATGCGTATCAGAAGACAAAGAATTTTGAGAGGCTATCATTCCTCTATCTTGTGACTGGAAACTTGGATAAATTGTCCAAAATGCTGAAAATTGCTGAAGTCAAGAATGATGTGATGGGTCAATTCCACAATGCTCTATATTTGGGTGACATCAGAGAGCGTGTTAAGATATTGGAGAATGCTGGTCATTTACCCCTTGCTTATAGCACAGCTGTAATTCATGGCCTCCATGATATTGCAGAACGTTTGGCAGCTGAACTGGGAGATAATGTTCCGATTTTACCCAAGGGGAAATCTCCATCTCTTTTGATGCCTCCAACCCCAATCATCTGTGGTGGAGATTGGCCCTTGTTGAGGGTTATGAGAGGAATATTTGAGGGTGGTCTTGATAATGTGGGCCGGAATGCAGAGGAAGAGTATGAAGAGGCTACAGATGCTGATTGGGGAGAGGATTTGGATATTGTTGACGTGGAAAACATTCCAAATGGAGACATCAGTGCAGTGCTGGAGGATGAGGAAGAACATGAGGAAAATGAGGAGGGAGGATGGGATCTTGAAGATCTTGAACTTCCACCTGAGATTGATACTCCCAAAACTGCAAGTAATGCCCGTTCTTCTGTGTTTGTTGCCCCAACTCCTGGTATGCCTGTAAGTCAAATTTGGACCCAGAAGTCATCTCTTGCTGCTGAACATGCAGCGGCTGGGAATTTCGATATTGCAATGCGTTTGTTGAACCGGCAGCTGGGTATAAAGAACTTTGCTCCCCTAAGACAATTGTttcttgacttacacatgggCAGTCATACGTATCTACGTGCCTTCTCATCAGCTCCTGTGATCTCTGTGGCTGTTGAGAGGGGATGGAGTGAGTCAGCTACTCCTAATGTTAGGGGTCCTCCTGCTCTTGTGTTTAAATTCTCAGAGCTGGAAGAGAAGCTTAAGGCGGGTTACAAGGCCACAACTACGGGGAAATTTACAGAGGCTTTACGACTTCTCCTTGGTATTCTGCATACTATTCCTTTGATTGTAGTTGATTCAAGGAGAGAGGTTGATGAAGTAAAAGAATTAATTATCATTGTGAAGGAGTATGTTCTGGGTTTGAAGATGGAGCTTAAGAGGAGGGAACTTAAGGACAATCCCGTTCGCCAACAGGAGCTAGCAGCTTACTTCACCCACTGTAACCTTCAGATGCCTCACTTGAGACTTGCATTACTGAATGCCATGAGTGTTTGCTTTAAGGCTGGTAATCTCAACACAGCAGCCAACTTTGCCAGGCGACTTTTGGAGACCAATCCCACCACTGAAAACCATGCAAAGACTGCAAGACAAGTCCTCCAGGCTGCCGAGAAGAACATGAATGATGCAACCCAGCTAAATTATGATTTCAGAAATCCATTTGTGGTTTGTGGTGCAACATATGTGCCTATTTACCGTGGGCAGAAGGATGTTTCATGCCCGTACTGCAGTTCTCGGTTTGTTCTGGCCCAGGAAGGGCAGCTCTGTACTGTTTGTGATCTTGCAGTGGTTGGAGCGGATGCATCTGGGTTGCTTTGTTCTCCTACCCAGATAAGATGA
- the LOC18780044 gene encoding putative wall-associated receptor kinase-like 16, whose product MALHGIILQLFLVGLVVLAAAEAQALPGCPNQCGNLSIPFPFGIAKGCYLRDEFFIDCNETNQTPTPYLNGTGIPISNLSLNGELQIMQFVARDCYDQDGSLDTKLSNTPRLKLFPPYTISGTKNKFIAVGCDTYAIFEGGRGKEKYITGCMTFCESLGSISESCSGIGCCQTSIPSGLQVRTVTMSSYYNHTFIWDFNPCSYSFIVEEGQFTFSSKSFQELKSISRLPMVLNWAIGDEPCDAAQHRQDYACKGNSTCVNPLNLSGYFCECLPGYEGNPYLPDGCQDTDECQISNPCSAGACVNVLGNYSCVCPKGFKGDGMKAGTGCSKDNTSNLFKGIHLLTISLAMTVALLVLLVGSSWTYWGTKKRRFIKLKEKYFQENGGFLLQQQLASRRGPVQTTKIFTAEELEKATNNYHESRVLGEGGYGTVYKGILEDDKVVAIKKSKICAPAQNEQFVNEVIVLSQINHRNVVRLLGCCLETPMPLLVYEFIINGTLSEHIHNKCRESLLSWELRLKIAAETAGALAYLHSSISIPIIHRDVKTTNVLLDENYIAKVSDFGASRLIPLDQAQITTLVQGTLGYLDPEYFHSNQLTEKSDVYSFGVVLAELLTSKVALSFARPEAERNLASFFVCSVEQGRLNQILDEDIVNEGNIETLKKVADLANRCLRVKREERPTMKHIAMELEGMMIMAKHPWGKANFGPEDTEYLLGSASMASVRGDNCSSTGTTTDATTVYDSMRIEIKMLMRHNGR is encoded by the exons atggcCTTACATGGGATTATTCTGCAACTCTTCTTAGTGGGATTGGTTGTATTAGCAGCTGCAGAAGCTCAAGCCTTGCCTGGCTGCCCAAACCAATGTGGAAATTTGTCAATTCCATTTCCATTTGGCATAGCTAAAGGCTGTTACCTCAGAGATGAATTTTTCATTGATTGTAATGAAACCAACCAAACCCCAACACCATATTTGAATGGAACTGGGATCCCAATTTCCAACTTATCCCTTAATGGTGAGTTACAAATAATGCAATTTGTAGCCAGGGATTGCTATGACCAAGATGGTTCTTTAGACACAAAACTCAGCAACACCCCAAGGCTCAAGCTTTTCCCTCCTTACACAATCTCCGGCACCAAAAACAAGTTCATTGCCGTTGGTTGTGACACTTACGCAATCTTCGAAGGTGGTCGGGGCAAAGAAAAGTACATAACTGGGTGCATGACCTTCTGTGAGAGCCTTGGAAGCATTAGTGAGTCTTGCTCTGGCATTGGGTGCTGCCAAACTTCAATCCCAAGTGGACTTCAAGTGCGTACCGTGACAATGAGTAGTTACTACAATCATACATTTATATGGGACTTCAACCCCTGCAGCTACTCCTTCATTGTGGAAGAAGGCCAGTTCACATTCTCTAGTAAAAGTTTCCAAGAACTGAAATCTATAAGCCGGCTTCCGATGGTTCTCAACTGGGCAATTGGGGATGAACCATGTGATGCAGCTCAACATAGGCAGGATTATGCATGCAAGGGAAATAGCACATGTGTCAACCCCCTCAATCTGTCTGGTTATTTTTGTGAATGTTTGCCAGGTTATGAAGGAAATCCATACCTCCCAGACGGTTGTCAAG ATACCGACGAGTGCCAGATTTCAAACCCCTGCAGTGCAGGAGCGTGTGTAAACGTACTTGGAAATTATTCTTGTGTATGTCCAAAAGGTTTCAAAGGCGACGGAATGAAAGCTGGAACAGGTTGCAGCAAAGACAACACCAGCAATCTTTTTAAGGGCATTCACTTGCTTACTATTTCATTGG CTATGACAGTAGCCTTGTTGGTTTTGCTGGTTGGAAGTTCATGGACTTATTGGGGAACGAAGAAAAGGAGGTTCATCAAactcaaagaaaaatactttCAAGAAAATGGTGGCTTCTTGTTGCAGCAACAACTCGCTAGTCGCAGAGGACCTGTGCAGACAACGAAAATTTTTACTGCAGAAGAACTCGAGAAGGCTACAAACAATTACCATGAAAGCAGAGTCCTTGGTGAAGGAGGATATGGAACAGTGTACAAAGGAATACTAGAAGATGACAAAGTGGTTGCCATAAAAAAGTCCAAGATTTGTGCCCCCGCTCAGAATGAGCAATTTGTTAACGAGGTGATTGTTCTTTCTCAAATCAACCATAGGAATGTGGTGAGGCTGTTAGGTTGTTGTTTAGAGACGCCGATGCCATTGTTGGTTTACGAGTTCATCATCAACGGGACTTTGTCGGAGCATATTCACAACAAATGCAGAGAATCTTTACTTTCATGGGAGCTGCGGTTGAAGATAGCCGCAGAGACTGCAGGAGCACTGGCATACTTACACTCCTCCATTTCCATCCCGATCATACACCGAGATGTGAAGACGACGAATGTACTCTTAGATGAAAATTACATAGCAAAAGTGTCTGACTTCGGAGCTTCACGGTTGATTCCTCTAGATCAAGCTCAAATAACTACATTAGTGCAAGGAACACTCGGGTACTTGGACCCTGAATACTTCCATTCAAACCAACTAACGGAAAAGAGTGACGTGTATAGCTTTGGAGTTGTCCTTGCAGAGCTACTAACAAGCAAAGTGGCACTTTCTTTTGCCAGGCCTGAGGCAGAGAGAAATCTAGCGAGCTTCTTTGTTTGTTCAGTGGAACAGGGTCGCTTGAATCAAATTCTTGATGAAGACATAGTCAATGAGGGAAATATTGAGACACTTAAAAAAGTGGCTGATCTTGCAAATAGATGTTTAAGGGTAAAAAGGGAGGAAAGGCCTACCATGAAACACATAGCCATGGAGCTGGAGGGGATGATGATTATGGCAAAGCATCCATGGGGAAAGGCCAATTTCGGCCCAGAGGACACTGAATACTTACTTGGGTCAGCTTCAATGGCTTCTGTTAGAGGTGACAATTGTTCTAGTACTGGTACAACTACTGATGCAACTACTGTGTACGACAGCATGCGAATCGAAATCAAAATGTTAATGCGACACAACGGGCGATAG
- the LOC18779601 gene encoding wall-associated receptor kinase 5 translates to MLVFPYCLSDIDECKDSYPCPIHRDVKATNILLDENYTAKVSDFGASRLIPLDQTQLTTLVQGTLGYLDPEYFLSNQLTEKSDVYSFGVVLMELLTSKVALSFPRPEEEKNLVSFFVCSMEEDQLKEILDDDIVNKSNIETLRNLAELARRCVRLKGEERPSMKEVAMELEGMRVTANHPWGKAQVSSPEETEYLLGSAMNSEAYFVDVRGDGSSRDTTLGTTTGYDIMQIQLAMPYDDGR, encoded by the coding sequence TTGATGAGTGCAAGGATTCATACCCCTGCCCTATCCACAGAGATGTGAAAGCAACAAATATACTACTAGATGAAAATTACACTGCAAAAGTGTCTGACTTTGGAGCTTCAAGATTGATCCCTCTAGATCAAACTCAACTAACAACGTTAGTGCAAGGAACACTTGGATACTTAGACCCCGAATACTTCCTCTCGAATCAACTAACAGAAAAGAGTGATGTATATAGCTTCGGAGTTGTCCTTATGGAGTTACTGACAAGCAAAGTAGCGCTCTCTTTCCCCAGGcccgaagaagagaaaaacttagtAAGCTTCTTTGTTTGTTCAATGGAGGAAGATCAATTGAAGGAAATTCTTGATGATGACATCGTTAACAAGAGTAACATTGAGACGCTAAGAAACTTGGCAGAACTCGCAAGAAGATGTGTAAGGTTGAAAGGGGAGGAGAGGCCTAGCATGAAAGAAGTGGCAATGGAGCTCGAGGGAATGAGAGTTACAGCAAACCATCCATGGGGAAAAGCTCAAGTTTCAAGTCCAGAAGAGACTGAGTACTTGCTTGGGTCAGCTATGAATTCAGAGGCTTATTTTGTGGATGTTAGAGGTGATGGTAGTTCTAGAGATACAACTCTTGGTACAACCACTGGGTATGATATCATGCAGATCCAATTGGCCATGCCTTACGATGATGGGCGATAA